The proteins below are encoded in one region of Triticum aestivum cultivar Chinese Spring chromosome 1B, IWGSC CS RefSeq v2.1, whole genome shotgun sequence:
- the LOC123100359 gene encoding probable membrane-associated kinase regulator 2 — protein MQILRLLAARRSAASAVAASERRDGEGEDEGPFFDLDFASCSLRGSSFSSSSGALSGSDSDSDEELDFVISLQRSRSASEPHSKAKPAGRKRGIGGLRTLSFGARKAAPLYGVGRRSFARSSSASARSLRLFMATPHPEEDEHERASEPAGSRRAPSRDVIRRYLAKISRRLRTAASPRAEARGLRRLRKCRSASSAVASSAPRRDDDSAVEKQDGIAGAIAHCKESIHRASMSDCELPLLRSRSDPGKCDAA, from the coding sequence ATGCAGATCCTCCGGCTCCTTGCGGCGCGGCGCAGTGCCGCgtcggccgtggctgcgtccgagCGCCGGGACGGCGAGGGCGAGGACGAGGGGCCATTCTTCGACCTCGACTTCGCCTCCTGCTCGCTCCGCGGCTCCTCCTTCAGCTCCAGCTCCGGTGCGCTCTCGggctccgactccgactccgacgaggAGCTCGACTTCGTCATCTCACTTCAAAGGAGCCGCTCCGCCTCGGAGCCGCATTCCAAGGCCAAGCCCGCCGGCCGCAAGCGCGGCATCGGCGGCCTGCGCACGCTCAGCTTCGGCGCCAGGAAGGCCGCGCCGCTCTACGGCGTCGGCCGCCGCAGCTTCGCCCGCAGCAGCTCCGCCAGCGCGCGCTCGCTCCGGCTCTTCATGGCGACGCCCCAccccgaggaggacgagcacgagcGCGCGTCGGAGCCCGCCGGCAGCAGGCGCGCGCCGTCCCGGGACGTGATCAGGAGGTACCTGGCCAAGATCTCGCGGCGGCTCCGCACGGCCGCGAGCCCCCGCGCCGAGGCCAGAGGCCTCCGTCGCCTGCGCAAGTGCCGGTCGGCGTCCTCGGCTGTGGCCAGCTCCGCGCCGCGCCGCGACGACGACTCGGCCGTCGAGAAGCAGGACGGCATCGCCGGCGCCATCGCACACTGCAAGGAGTCCATCCACCGGGCCTCCATGTCCGACTGCGAGTTGCCGCTGCTACGGTCTCGGAGCGACCCGGGGAAATGCGACGCCGCGTAG